In a genomic window of Alcanivorax sp.:
- a CDS encoding thioesterase family protein, translated as MSQPFCFRFRVRYNECDAQQVVFNARYGDYVDLAMTEFMRAMGCDYNQLLAKGLDNQVVKLTTEWQSSARFDDVLDVLVSLTHMGNTSFTLAADIRHADEGRAIARAEAVYVMMTTEPFEKTPVPDDLRALLQAGAPGVVIDQSGRG; from the coding sequence ATGTCCCAGCCGTTCTGTTTCCGCTTTCGGGTTCGCTATAACGAATGCGATGCCCAGCAAGTGGTCTTCAATGCCCGCTATGGGGACTACGTGGACCTGGCCATGACAGAATTCATGCGCGCCATGGGCTGTGACTACAACCAGTTGCTGGCAAAAGGGCTGGATAACCAGGTGGTGAAGCTGACTACGGAATGGCAGTCGTCGGCACGCTTTGATGATGTCCTGGACGTGTTGGTGTCACTGACGCACATGGGCAATACATCGTTCACCCTGGCAGCGGACATTCGCCATGCGGATGAAGGGCGCGCCATCGCCCGCGCGGAAGCAGTCTACGTGATGATGACCACGGAACCCTTCGAGAAAACCCCGGTGCCCGACGACCTGCGCGCGCTGCTGCAGGCCGGCGCGCCGGGGGTGGTGATTGATCAGAGTGGGCGAGGCTGA
- a CDS encoding phospholipase D family protein, producing MSAVTSPMMLSSLALVADSDQAFTLRITLARLARRTLDVQYYIWDDDTTGKLLTYRVLEAARRGVKVRMLLDHANQLGRDVKWAALDAHPNIEVRLFNAFRGRYKHVLQWLHHMPLLNHRMHNKAWIVDGERAIVGGRNIADHYFGVNASTNFRDLDLYARGPIVADTQAAFDCYWDSPLAMPMKTLRRYREAAAERVWQWLRQWRRSLKNYPYLFPQHEAFFTDYLAGQDRQCVQAHAVLLFDSPDKAAGVKQTLMGDQLAHLLARDDHQELLMEASYFIPGDAFVAELAEMKQRGGRAAVLTNSLATNDVIAAHGAYARYRDGLLAAGVELHELAPNARALHRQVRLFKGRSRASLHTKAMVLDRREVFVGSFNIDPRSVHLNTEMGYYVASEELGQQVAAFIEEGLAPENSYRVDKERGKLTWAGDGHDGRPAVHHHEPDVTVWRRMMAWLLSLLPIERML from the coding sequence GTGAGTGCGGTGACCAGCCCGATGATGCTCTCCTCCCTGGCACTGGTGGCAGACAGCGATCAGGCCTTTACCTTGCGGATAACGCTGGCCCGCCTGGCCCGGCGGACGCTGGATGTGCAGTACTACATCTGGGATGACGACACTACCGGCAAGTTGTTGACCTACCGGGTGCTGGAGGCGGCACGCCGGGGCGTGAAAGTGCGCATGCTGCTGGATCACGCCAACCAGTTGGGCCGGGACGTGAAGTGGGCGGCGCTGGATGCCCATCCCAATATCGAGGTGCGCCTGTTTAACGCTTTCCGGGGGCGCTACAAGCATGTCCTGCAATGGCTTCATCACATGCCGTTGCTGAATCACCGTATGCACAACAAGGCCTGGATCGTGGATGGTGAACGGGCAATCGTGGGCGGCCGCAATATTGCCGATCACTATTTTGGCGTGAACGCGTCCACCAATTTTCGCGATCTGGACCTGTACGCCCGTGGCCCTATCGTCGCCGATACCCAGGCGGCGTTTGACTGCTACTGGGACAGCCCGCTGGCCATGCCCATGAAGACCCTGCGTCGTTACCGGGAGGCGGCGGCGGAGCGTGTCTGGCAGTGGCTGCGACAATGGCGCCGCTCCCTCAAGAACTATCCTTACCTGTTTCCCCAGCACGAAGCCTTCTTTACCGATTACCTGGCGGGGCAGGACCGCCAGTGTGTACAGGCCCATGCGGTGTTGCTGTTCGATAGTCCTGACAAGGCGGCCGGGGTCAAACAGACCCTGATGGGGGATCAGCTCGCCCACCTGCTGGCCAGGGACGATCATCAGGAACTGCTGATGGAGGCCAGCTATTTTATTCCCGGTGATGCCTTTGTGGCGGAACTGGCGGAGATGAAACAGCGCGGTGGTCGCGCGGCGGTGCTCACCAACAGCCTGGCCACCAATGATGTGATTGCCGCCCACGGTGCCTATGCCCGTTATCGTGATGGTCTGCTGGCAGCCGGGGTGGAGCTGCATGAGCTGGCGCCCAACGCCCGTGCCCTGCATCGGCAGGTGCGGTTGTTCAAGGGGCGCTCCCGGGCCAGCCTGCATACCAAGGCCATGGTGCTGGACCGGCGCGAAGTGTTCGTGGGCTCATTCAATATCGATCCGCGCTCGGTGCATCTCAATACCGAGATGGGCTACTACGTGGCGTCTGAGGAACTGGGGCAACAGGTGGCGGCCTTTATCGAAGAGGGGCTGGCGCCGGAAAACAGTTATCGGGTCGATAAAGAGCGGGGAAAGCTGACCTGGGCCGGGGATGGCCATGACGGTCGGCCGGCGGTCCATCACCACGAACCCGACGTGACGGTGTGGCGACGCATGATGGCATGGTTACTGTCGCTATTGCCCATTGAGCGAATGCTGTAA
- a CDS encoding bifunctional 2',3'-cyclic-nucleotide 2'-phosphodiesterase/3'-nucleotidase: MKASLRSLLALSLAGGALLSGCGGDDDNTPVQQDTTPRVDLRLMETTDIHANVMDYNYYSDSVDRGHGLVRTAMLVKQARAEITYPENSALVDNGDLIQGSPMGDWRQAQGLTSAEVHPVYKVMNEMAYDVGNYGNHEFNYGLDFLAESVNDAAFPYISANVFSADGSTPYFDQYTLITKTVFDRDGNPHDLTLGFIGFLPPQIMQWDKKNLEGKVTAKDIKATAELLVPQMKAEGADIIVAIPHSGIDTTAYSEKAKAENSSWYLADVDGIDAIMFGHSHLTFPSDSFANTANVDLDKGTIKGVPSVMPGYWGSHLGIIDLTLALADDGETWTVVDSKVEARALDPDGEADAALTALVKPDHDATLDYMGQVIGESTDDIFSFLAVVKDDPSIQIVSDAQKAYVEEAIVGTELDGLPVLSAAAPFKACDRDGVCAEESSFTVVPAGELQVKNIADLYLYPNTLMAVKVTGAELEQWLECSASQFFQITDTTDRQELVDFSGFPTYNFDVIDGVTYQIDVTEPARYDRDCVKVSDGSRIVDLQFAGAAIDPAQEFLIASNNYRAAGGKFAGTGGDHVVIESPDENRQVVGNYIQANSPVTPTADNNWSFAPILGYTSNLEIVFRVPNTDRAKNFVADAVAGAGGNFMATLLDDSGNEAIYELNLQP; encoded by the coding sequence ATGAAGGCTTCACTGCGATCCCTGCTGGCCCTGTCTCTGGCCGGCGGCGCCCTGCTCAGCGGCTGCGGCGGCGATGACGACAATACCCCCGTCCAACAGGACACCACCCCACGGGTGGATCTGCGTTTGATGGAAACCACCGATATCCACGCCAACGTGATGGACTACAACTACTACAGCGACAGCGTGGACCGTGGCCACGGCCTGGTACGCACCGCCATGCTGGTCAAGCAGGCCCGTGCCGAAATCACCTACCCGGAAAACTCTGCGTTAGTCGATAACGGCGACCTGATCCAGGGCAGCCCCATGGGCGACTGGCGCCAGGCGCAGGGGCTCACCAGTGCCGAGGTGCACCCGGTCTACAAGGTCATGAATGAAATGGCCTACGACGTGGGCAACTACGGCAACCACGAATTCAACTACGGCCTGGATTTCCTCGCCGAGAGCGTCAATGACGCCGCCTTTCCCTACATCAGCGCCAACGTGTTCAGCGCCGACGGCAGTACCCCGTATTTTGACCAGTACACGCTGATCACCAAAACGGTCTTCGACCGGGACGGCAATCCCCATGACCTGACCCTGGGCTTTATCGGCTTCCTGCCACCGCAAATCATGCAGTGGGACAAGAAAAACCTGGAGGGCAAGGTCACCGCCAAAGACATCAAGGCCACGGCAGAGTTGCTGGTGCCACAGATGAAAGCGGAAGGCGCGGACATCATCGTTGCCATTCCCCATTCCGGCATCGATACCACCGCCTACTCGGAAAAGGCCAAGGCGGAAAACAGCAGCTGGTACCTGGCAGACGTGGACGGCATCGACGCCATCATGTTCGGCCACAGCCACCTGACTTTCCCCTCGGACAGCTTTGCCAACACCGCCAACGTGGATCTGGATAAAGGCACTATCAAAGGGGTGCCTTCGGTCATGCCCGGCTACTGGGGCAGCCACCTGGGCATCATCGATCTGACCCTGGCGCTGGCTGACGACGGCGAGACCTGGACCGTGGTGGACAGCAAGGTGGAAGCCCGGGCCCTGGACCCGGACGGCGAGGCCGATGCGGCCCTGACTGCACTGGTCAAACCCGACCACGACGCCACCCTGGACTACATGGGCCAGGTGATCGGCGAGTCCACCGATGACATCTTCAGTTTCCTGGCCGTGGTGAAGGACGATCCTTCCATCCAGATCGTTAGCGATGCCCAGAAGGCCTATGTGGAAGAGGCCATTGTCGGCACCGAGCTGGATGGCCTGCCGGTGCTATCTGCTGCGGCCCCGTTCAAGGCCTGTGACCGTGACGGGGTCTGCGCCGAGGAAAGCAGCTTTACTGTGGTCCCTGCTGGCGAGCTGCAAGTGAAGAATATCGCCGACCTGTACCTCTACCCGAACACCCTGATGGCAGTGAAGGTGACCGGAGCCGAACTGGAACAGTGGCTGGAATGTTCCGCCTCGCAATTCTTCCAGATCACCGATACCACTGACCGCCAGGAGCTGGTGGATTTCAGTGGCTTCCCCACCTACAACTTCGATGTGATCGACGGCGTGACCTACCAGATCGATGTGACCGAGCCAGCCCGCTATGACCGCGACTGCGTCAAGGTCAGCGACGGTAGCCGGATTGTTGACCTGCAGTTTGCAGGCGCCGCCATCGACCCGGCCCAGGAATTCCTCATCGCCAGCAACAACTACCGCGCCGCGGGCGGCAAGTTCGCCGGCACCGGCGGTGACCATGTGGTGATCGAATCTCCGGACGAAAATCGCCAGGTGGTCGGCAACTACATCCAGGCCAACAGCCCGGTAACGCCTACCGCCGACAACAACTGGTCCTTCGCTCCGATCCTGGGCTACACCAGCAATCTTGAAATCGTCTTCCGGGTACCCAACACCGACCGCGCCAAAAACTTCGTGGCCGATGCGGTAGCCGGTGCCGGTGGCAACTTCATGGCCACCCTGCTGGATGACAGTGGCAACGAAGCCATCTACGAGCTGAACCTGCAGCCCTGA
- a CDS encoding DNA ligase, with amino-acid sequence MKIPARQGCLRVGLMAFICLLVAVTRASEPPLQLARVYQPGMDLQGYWVSEKLDGVRAYWDGQQLLSRGGNIIAAPDWFLRDFPDQPLDGELWMGRGRFAAVSAAIRRLQPKAEEWRQIRFMVFDLPASGVPFSERMKKMRELVGKTSSYHLAMVEQRRATDHGALLARLDRVLAVGGEGLMLHHGDSFYKAGRTAALLKVKTFQDAEATVVGYSNGKGKYQGQVGALVVETGDGRRFKLGSGLSDDERVDPPPLGSTVTYKYYGLTSTGLPRFASFLRVRNDEPAAPTRRVSQSD; translated from the coding sequence GTGAAAATACCGGCAAGACAAGGATGTCTGCGGGTTGGCCTGATGGCGTTCATCTGCCTGTTGGTGGCCGTCACCCGGGCCAGCGAGCCCCCTTTGCAGCTGGCCAGGGTGTATCAGCCGGGCATGGATCTGCAGGGCTACTGGGTCAGCGAAAAGCTGGACGGGGTGCGGGCCTACTGGGACGGGCAGCAGTTGCTGTCCCGGGGCGGCAATATTATCGCCGCGCCGGACTGGTTCCTGCGCGATTTTCCCGACCAGCCCCTGGACGGTGAGCTGTGGATGGGGCGCGGCCGCTTTGCCGCGGTGTCGGCGGCGATCCGGCGGCTGCAACCGAAGGCGGAGGAATGGCGGCAGATCCGCTTTATGGTGTTCGACCTGCCGGCCAGTGGCGTGCCATTCAGTGAACGGATGAAAAAGATGCGTGAGCTGGTGGGCAAGACCTCCTCCTATCACCTGGCCATGGTGGAGCAGCGACGGGCCACGGACCACGGTGCCCTGCTGGCACGCCTGGATCGGGTGCTGGCGGTTGGCGGAGAGGGCTTGATGCTGCATCACGGTGACAGCTTCTACAAAGCCGGCCGCACGGCGGCTCTGCTCAAGGTGAAAACCTTTCAGGATGCGGAAGCAACGGTGGTGGGTTACAGCAACGGGAAAGGCAAATACCAGGGCCAGGTGGGCGCCCTGGTGGTGGAGACCGGGGATGGTCGCCGCTTCAAGCTGGGCAGTGGGCTCAGCGATGACGAGCGGGTGGACCCGCCGCCGCTGGGCAGTACCGTGACCTATAAATATTACGGCCTGACGTCTACCGGGTTGCCACGCTTTGCCAGCTTTCTGCGGGTCAGAAACGACGAGCCGGCGGCGCCGACCCGTCGGGTGTCGCAGTCCGATTGA